One stretch of Ptiloglossa arizonensis isolate GNS036 chromosome 7, iyPtiAriz1_principal, whole genome shotgun sequence DNA includes these proteins:
- the LOC143149677 gene encoding uncharacterized protein LOC143149677 yields MRAPWLVLILALKILNLVQLALGDTACHRNDTVLTVSGQRSSATLSRRRRLTFPKGSAFVMTLSTLESIQLPLPSSWYLDFEFDTIWPIPAQETFKKKKYFIKKPWMIKRRHRRELYANFETALNSRNLPGRECVLRTICEAKTLLSPPGLSFVEDAIRIILRNIEDVERTDRYDIAYRTKTPCDVAYSCPFSLLKLLLFNLYSDTLV; encoded by the exons ATGAGAGCTCCGTGGCTCGTGCTGATTCTCGCTCTCAAGATCCTGAACCTGGTGCAGCTGGCCCTTGGGGACACCGCGTGTCACCGTAACGACACCGTCTTAACCGTCTCCGGTCAAAGGTCGTCAGCGACCCTCTCCAGACGCAGGCGACTGACGTTTCCAAAGGGTAGCGCTTTCGTG ATGACTCTGTCCACGCTGGAATCGATTCAGCTCCCTTTGCCCAGCAGCTGGTACCTCGACTTCGAGTTCGACACGATCTGGCCAATCCCAGCCCAAGAGACGTTCAAGAAGAAGAAGTACTTTATCAAGAAGCCGTGGATGATTAAGCGACGTCATCGCCGTGAATTGTACGCCAACTTCGAGACAGCATTGAATAG TCGAAATCTCCCTGGTCGAGAGTGCGTTCTAAGGACAATTTGCGAGGCGAAGACTTTATTGAGCCCTCCGGGgctttcgttcgtcgaagacGCTATTCGTATAATCCTGAG GAACATCGAGGATGTGGAGAGAACCGATCGCTACGACATCGCGTACAGAACGAAGACACCGTGCGATGTTGCTTACTCGTGTCCCTTCTCGTTGctgaaattattattgtttaacTTGTATTCGGACACACTGGTCTGA